A single Methylobacterium oryzae DNA region contains:
- a CDS encoding FitA-like ribbon-helix-helix domain-containing protein: MAVFHAPSATITIRNLDGRVKERLRVRAAKNGRSMEAEVRSILSETLGIEAAESVNLAEAIRRRVAPLGGIELEDHPTISIGEPPSFGQ; the protein is encoded by the coding sequence ATGGCCGTTTTCCACGCACCCAGCGCGACGATCACGATCCGTAATCTCGACGGTCGAGTGAAGGAGCGGCTTCGTGTGCGCGCTGCCAAGAACGGGCGATCAATGGAAGCGGAGGTGCGTTCGATCCTTTCGGAGACGCTCGGCATTGAGGCGGCCGAGTCGGTGAATTTGGCGGAAGCGATCCGCAGGCGGGTCGCGCCTCTTGGTGGCATCGAGCTTGAAGATCATCCGACCATCTCGATCGGTGAGCCGCCCAGCTTCGGGCAATGA
- a CDS encoding type II toxin-antitoxin system VapC family toxin yields MIVLDTNVISELMRPAPDPAVTAWVAEQPRSWLYTTSINRAEILYGVAALPAGRRRDGFEAVTQAIFSEEFAGRVLPFDGSAAEHYARIAMARRTAGVRIEGFDALIAAVTAAAGFRIATRDVGGFEGCGLEVINPWDVAKS; encoded by the coding sequence ATGATCGTCCTCGACACCAACGTGATTTCGGAGCTGATGCGGCCGGCGCCCGACCCAGCCGTGACTGCATGGGTTGCCGAGCAGCCCCGTTCATGGCTCTACACCACGAGCATCAACCGGGCGGAAATCCTCTACGGCGTAGCGGCTCTTCCGGCCGGGCGACGCCGTGACGGGTTCGAGGCGGTGACTCAGGCGATCTTCTCCGAAGAATTTGCAGGTCGCGTCCTGCCGTTCGACGGCAGTGCAGCCGAGCATTATGCGCGGATCGCGATGGCGCGACGCACGGCAGGCGTTCGGATCGAGGGTTTCGATGCGCTGATCGCCGCCGTCACGGCGGCGGCTGGCTTCCGCATCGCCACGCGCGACGTGGGTGGTTTTGAGGGCTGTGGCCTTGAGGTCATCAACCCTTGGGACGTCGCCAAGTCTTAA
- a CDS encoding recombinase family protein, with the protein MLVGYARVSTQDQNLDLQRDALTRAGCERLFEEKKSGKAGTKRPAFEAALAFLRPEDVLIVWKLDRLGRSLVEMMRTIDGLRVKEVHFRSLTEQFDSATAHGRFALQMHGAMAEYFLDLNRERTIEGLKAALARGRKGGRPKKLSEADLEAARAMLAAGTISVAEIAKRMGVNRDTFYSYFPRARANSIAVKP; encoded by the coding sequence ATGCTCGTCGGATATGCACGCGTCTCCACCCAAGACCAGAACCTCGACCTCCAGCGCGACGCCCTGACCCGCGCCGGTTGCGAGCGCCTGTTCGAGGAGAAGAAGTCCGGAAAGGCCGGCACCAAACGACCCGCCTTCGAGGCAGCGCTGGCCTTCCTGCGTCCAGAGGACGTGCTCATCGTCTGGAAGCTCGATCGCCTCGGCCGCTCCCTCGTCGAGATGATGCGCACCATCGATGGCCTGCGGGTGAAGGAGGTCCACTTCCGCTCCCTCACCGAGCAGTTCGACAGCGCCACCGCACACGGCCGCTTCGCCCTGCAGATGCACGGTGCCATGGCCGAGTACTTCCTCGACCTAAATCGCGAACGCACTATAGAAGGCCTGAAGGCCGCGCTCGCTCGGGGTCGCAAGGGCGGCCGGCCAAAGAAGCTCAGCGAGGCCGATCTGGAGGCGGCCCGGGCCATGCTCGCGGCCGGCACGATCAGCGTGGCCGAGATCGCCAAACGTATGGGCGTCAACCGCGACACCTTCTACAGCTACTTCCCCCGCGCTCGAGCCAACAGCATCGCGGTCAAGCCGTGA
- a CDS encoding DUF6894 family protein, protein MPRYFFDIHNGLLLSRDAIGSECNGREGIRFEAMRALPSIARDEIPKDGDRQAFSVLVRDEDDITVYSATLTFAGLYIGDVPIPEREEPQT, encoded by the coding sequence ATGCCGCGCTACTTCTTCGACATCCACAATGGGCTATTGCTCTCCCGCGATGCGATAGGATCGGAATGCAATGGCCGCGAGGGCATTCGCTTCGAGGCAATGCGCGCACTGCCCTCGATCGCCCGTGACGAAATCCCAAAGGACGGCGATCGGCAAGCCTTCTCAGTCCTCGTCCGAGACGAGGACGACATCACCGTCTACTCGGCTACGCTGACATTCGCAGGCTTATATATCGGCGATGTTCCGATACCGGAGCGCGAAGAGCCACAGACCTAA
- a CDS encoding response regulator, with protein MTQTSSTTSPCALVVDDDGMVRMAAVDILEEAGFTTFEAESGDRALLVLEEHHACVTLLFTDVQMPGLHDGFALARKVANAYPHISIVVASGQTRPGPNDLPDGAHFIAKPFSVDLVHHHLHEVLPDDQKPDPLRKMRPA; from the coding sequence ATGACCCAGACCTCCTCGACGACCTCGCCCTGCGCTCTCGTCGTCGATGACGACGGCATGGTCCGCATGGCTGCGGTCGACATCCTGGAGGAGGCGGGGTTCACGACCTTCGAGGCCGAGTCCGGCGACAGGGCCTTGCTCGTGCTCGAAGAACACCACGCGTGCGTGACGCTGCTGTTCACCGACGTGCAGATGCCGGGCTTACACGATGGCTTTGCGCTCGCTCGCAAGGTCGCGAACGCCTATCCGCACATCTCGATCGTCGTTGCGTCGGGGCAGACCAGGCCCGGGCCGAACGATCTGCCGGACGGAGCGCACTTCATCGCAAAGCCATTTAGCGTGGACCTCGTGCATCACCACCTGCACGAGGTTCTGCCTGACGATCAGAAGCCGGACCCCCTGCGCAAAATGAGACCCGCCTGA
- a CDS encoding ParA family protein gives MMHVIVVASQKGGAGKTSLLRNLAVATHQTHGSTVILDTDPQGSLTSWWNRREDAQPPLVKLELSDFAAGVERLKAAGIEYLFVDTPPSVRPELRTLLAHASLAIVPVRPSPDDLDAVGDTLALIEEAGCPFVFVLTQAKPRTRLQMQAVMALAKHGKLAPTVVHDRQDFPTAAISGKAVTEIEPETAAAREIKEVLDYVLTQLRKEASKAERQA, from the coding sequence ATGATGCACGTCATCGTGGTTGCAAGCCAAAAGGGCGGGGCCGGCAAGACGTCGCTGCTGCGCAACCTCGCAGTAGCTACCCACCAAACGCACGGGTCGACGGTCATCCTCGACACCGATCCGCAAGGCTCTCTCACGAGCTGGTGGAACCGGCGCGAGGACGCCCAGCCACCGCTGGTGAAGCTTGAGCTCTCTGACTTCGCTGCTGGCGTCGAGCGCCTGAAGGCCGCCGGCATCGAGTACCTATTCGTCGACACGCCGCCGTCCGTTCGACCCGAGTTGCGGACGCTGCTAGCCCACGCCAGTCTCGCTATCGTGCCGGTGCGCCCCTCCCCCGACGACCTCGATGCGGTCGGCGATACCCTCGCCCTGATCGAGGAAGCCGGATGCCCGTTCGTGTTCGTCCTAACCCAGGCCAAGCCCCGGACACGCCTGCAGATGCAGGCAGTGATGGCGCTGGCCAAGCATGGGAAGCTCGCCCCGACCGTGGTCCACGACCGTCAGGATTTCCCGACCGCTGCCATCTCCGGCAAGGCCGTCACCGAGATCGAGCCAGAGACGGCCGCCGCGAGAGAAATTAAGGAGGTGCTTGACTACGTGCTTACGCAGCTACGTAAGGAAGCCAGCAAGGCAGAGCGGCAGGCATGA